One Cydia amplana chromosome 18, ilCydAmpl1.1, whole genome shotgun sequence DNA segment encodes these proteins:
- the LOC134656390 gene encoding arrestin domain-containing protein 5-like, protein MPWQSCDIILNSGSKGCFYAGDIITGTVVVKFKQKQKIEHFDLDVTGISKASWTRPMPTIPYIKIYSETRVVLNIQTDIFPELQGKTVAPGTYTHPFYFSLPPDLPASFKSSIAKVFYFIKVQCKAAYKFKKKTFVTFNVSRNVDLNHLEEFLVPTFTEMHKIFWDSSKLSMQLQTHTGFAPNQIISFEVMICNESRVKLSKLNITLVREIEYNVSSGYVKEEQKVENVTYNQFKNEEKEVCNLSMKIPPTNPSSDYSMIKIEYKFSVSLDFPYHFSVHKDIPVTISTIPVMHVELFK, encoded by the exons ATGCCTTGGCAGTCTTGTGATATTATTTTGAACAGTGGTTCAAAGGGTTGTTTTTATGCTGGTGATATTATAACGGGGACTGTTGTAGTGAAATTTAAGCAGAAACAGAAAATAGAAC ATTTTGATCTTGATGTTACTGGAATTAGTAAGGCATCGTGGACAAGACCAATGCCAACAATCccgtatataaaaatatattcagaAACAAGAGTCGTCCTTAATATTCAAACTGATATATTTCCTGAATTGCAAG GAAAAACTGTTGCTCCTGGGACATATACACAcccattttatttttcattgccACCAGACCTACCAGCATCATTCAAAAGTTCCATAGCgaaagtattttatttcatcaaaGTGCAATGCAAAGCGGCTTACAAATTCAAAAAGAAAACTTTTGTAACATTTAATGTTTCGAGAAATGTAGATCTCAACCACTTAGAAGAATTTTTG gtgCCCACATTTACGGAAATGCACAAAATATTTTGGGACTCGAGTAAACTGTCAATGCAGTTGCAGACTCATACTGGATTTGCACCAAATcaaataatatcatttgaagTAATGATATGTAATGAGAGCAGAGTAAAATTGTCGAAGCTGAATATCACATTAGTGCGA GAAATAGAGTATAATGTATCTTCGGGTTATGTAAAGGAAGAACAAAAGGTAGAGAACGTTACATACAACCAATTTAAAAATGAAGAAAAAGAAGTTTGCAACTTGAGCATGAAGATACCGCCGACAAATCCATCAAGCGATTATTCTATgattaaaatagaatataaattcTCG GTATCACTGGATTTTCCATATCATTTTTCAGTACATAAGGATATACCTGTGACAATTTCTACTATACCAGTTATGCATGTAGAACTATTTAAGTAG